One genomic segment of Ricinus communis isolate WT05 ecotype wild-type chromosome 3, ASM1957865v1, whole genome shotgun sequence includes these proteins:
- the LOC8271193 gene encoding protein EMBRYONIC FLOWER 1 isoform X2 → MKKNVVVEENQQCTNSKLVSKSMESSIKIDSISIDLINANEKSDAENCDHFSIRGYVSEIRKKDLKKCWPFVSESDCDSNKYDELACRLPSLHIPKFRYWRCQKCLWEIDTKGVGNDYGPMLKSYVSGFKPNGICCHASTFDDVTMLVSDFQQAQRLDIIKEKKVDGDASANLDNTTGDYSLPYFGKGDKTSVVAHGLTGEKNVESGDNMNQEMLKLATGISILSQKTYQTDDIDPNLKSNGSSDLCKPGRGHHDVADAELARNLVKSDAKNHETGKVVPVVDPQKELTPSGMSGEAGNIEEACSAGKGSGHPSLELDECSSESAEIMVVNNVQYQDNSSGLHHRKTRKVRLLTELLCENADGDTENIRNDDSLSNAIHGASAEDDKLPVRQGQVAMQGHLRRLLGQQRKRKSDQDEDWRPTQTGSPNKVCKEGRVLKREAESADAIAKAFARMQLQTGRKNHCIKRSIDRSLSVGKKKNKRTLNFDESSSLVPAEENVPNETGNETGDASNSNVADGLLFKAMHDEIKGGEADIFPLSAQRMDRKHTFRKKSKTPQVYDQQASLIPRNHGMLREDIMSRKDVEFLHTRPVRVPFHTAHDATSENGRNLSLNSYLTVQRYDMQRNPQLEDGRACLLTWKEGTAGDDLVSRKSAESKYLGNFNFGSKSASDMTFGKGAYSDISGKRISIGMPLLNEEQNYASQVETGGCSHMQQKNFCSTSGKKKAIGILECSAVTRKDGDQRANKVVEQVISDDIPMEIVELMAKHQYERCLPDAEYDRCKLEVTNNTKSTRSMDFDRAYGNGDMSLFQQETAHKRNSHVKNGRNRIVKTGENLGPAKQKSVDYFSQSDLNQFNMSQLKHIPTASRFGAFFQHQEKPSYGIQHSASSSGRQNTAQDCKWIGDLVGKRSSHSCLQTSGTCNTCQGIPQKSKETNHLWSSVMPNHMPFVYSISQNCSTLPTSMDVLSNSPSSMNKENVNGHREFKFLNQSAANFGKQNRAFGSDVLKTCADPFACKHNGIDLTQKPMGSFDLYSNETIPAMHLLSLMDAGLQSGAPINLDMTPKFFKRPSATHDQDPKEFSRLDSGAYKVTNTMKHTPYECHGKNQAAEDSHGRLSTIPVVVGPSASSFSHDTCFKKATDFTCQVSQEKVKGKGSDSRTQNSGYRSQKSVSPSGNFGTNCGSIPVHRMQTMFFGASDSRMFPLQFRGLETSTKHKFKVPSGTRPVHSHKSSSDGICSVNRNPADFSTPGPGNLYMISGEDLKVGELVPLMNGSVSTRLFGQKRQKKLPTTKEHRQHPIS, encoded by the exons ATGAAGAAGAATGTTGTGGTGGAGGAGAATCAACAATGTACCAATTCTAAACTTGTCTCCAAGTCCATGGAGTCATCCATTAAGATTGACTCGATATCTATAGATCTCATCAATGCTAATGAGAAAAGTGATGCTGAAAACTGTGATCATTTTTCCATACG TGGATATGTATCTGAAATTCGCAAAAAAGACTTGAAGAAGTGTTGGCCATTTGTTTCAGAATCAGATTGTGACAGTAACAAGTATGATGAACTAGCATGTCGCCTTCCTTCTTTACATATTCCAAAGTTTAGATATTGGCGTTGCCAGAAATGCCTATGGGAGATTGATACCAAAGGCGTCGGAAATGATTATGGTCCTATGCTTAAATCTTATGTTAGTGGATTCAAACCCAACGGCATTTGTTGCCATGCATCAACGTTTGATGATGTTACCATGCTAGTATCTGACTTTCAACAAGCTCAAAGGCTAGACATTATCAAGGAGAAAAAGGTGGACGGTGATGCTTCAGCTAATTTGGACAACACCACTGGAGATTATTCTTTGCCATACTTTGGTAAAGGTGACAAGACATCTGTAGTGGCACATGGTCTGACCggag AAAAAAATGTGGAGTCTGGTGATAATATGAATCAAGAAATGCTTAAATTGGCAACAGGCATTTCAATCCTGAGTCAGAAAACATATCAAACAGATGATATTG ATCCAAACCTAAAGTCCAATGGATCTAGTGACCTATGCAAGCCAGGCCGTGGACATCATGATGTTGCTGATGCTGAATTGGCTAGAAATTTGGTTAAAAGTGATGCTAAGAACCATGAAACAGGGAAAGTAGTTCCTGTGGTTGATCCACAGAAAGAGTTAACACCTTCTGGAATGTCAGGAGAAGCTGGTAATATTGAGGAGGCATGTAGTGCTGGCAAGGGCAGTGGACATCCTTCCCTGGAACTGGATGAGTGTTCATCTGAAAGTGCTGAGATCATGGTTGTAAATAATGTTCAGTATCAAGATAATTCAAGTGGGTTGCATCATAGAAAAACACGAAAAGTACGCCTGCTAACAGAGTTGCTGTGTGAAAATGCTGATGGAGACACAGAGAACATCAGGAATGATGATTCACTATCCAATGCCATTCATGGTGCATCAGCAGAAGATGATAAGCTTCCTGTTCGCCAAGGTCAGGTAGCCATGCAAGGACATCTTAGAAGGCTTTTGGGTCAACAGAGGAAAAGAAAGTCAGATCAGGATGAAGATTGGAGACCCACACAAACAGGCTCTCCTAACAAGGTGTGTAAAGAAGGGAGGGTCTTAAAGAGAGAGGCGGAATCCGCTGATGCAATTGCAAAAGCATTTGCTAGGATGCAGTTACAAACTGGTAGGAAGAACCATTGCATTAAACGTAGCATTGATAGAAGTCTGAGTGTAGgtaagaagaaaaacaaaagaacacTGAATTTTGATGAAAGTTCATCCTTAGTTCCTGCAGAAGAAAATGTGCCAAATGAAACTGGGAACGAAACTGGAGATGCTTCTAACAGTAATGTTGCTGATGGACTTCTGTTCAAAGCCATGCATGATGAAATTAAAGGTGGAGAGGCAGATATTTTCCCTTTGTCTGCTCAAAGAATGGATAGGAAACATACCTTTAGGAAGAAATCAAAGACACCTCAAGTTTATGATCAGCAGGCTTCCTTAATTCCTCGGAATCATGGCATGCTCAGAGAAGATATTATGAGCAGGAAAGATGTAGAGTTCTTGCATACTAGGCCTGTAAGAGTTCCATTTCATACAGCACATGATGCAACCAGTGAAAATGGACGAAATCTTTCTCTTAATAGCTACTTAACTGTACAGAGATATGATATGCAGCGAAATCCACAGCTTGAAGATGGGCGAGCTTGTTTACTGACTTGGAAAGAGGGCACTGCTGGAGATGATCTTGTCAGCAGGAAATCTGCAGAAAGCAAGTATCTTGGAAATTtcaattttggttcaaaatcTGCATCGGATATGACTTTTGGAAAAGGAGCATATAGTGACATCAGTGGCAAGAGAATTTCCATTGGAATGCCCTTACTTAATGAGGAGCAGAACTATGCATCTCAAGTTGAAACTGGCGGATGTTCTCATATGCAGCAAAAG AATTTTTGCAGTACAAGTGGCAAGAAGAAAGCAATTGGAATTCTGGAATGTTCAGCAGTTACTAGGAAAGACGGTGATCAGAGAGCTAATAAGGTGGTTGAACAGGTAATTTCAGATGATATTCCCATGGAAATTGTTGAACTCATGGCAAAGCATCAGTATGAGAGGTGTCTTCCTGATGCTGAATACGACAGATGCAAATTAGAAGTGACTAACAACACCAAGAGTACAAGGAGTATGGATTTTGACAGAGCATATGGGAATGGAGATATGAGCTTATTTCAGCAGGAAACTGCTCATAAACGAaattctcatgttaaaaatgGCAGAAATAGAATCGTCAAGACTGGTGAAAATTTGGGACCTGCCAAACAGAAGTCAGTTGATTACTTTTCTCAATCTGatctaaatcaattcaataTGAGCCAACTAAAACACATTCCTACTGCTTCAAGGTTTGGGGCATTTTTTCAGCATCAAGAGAAGCCATCATATGGAATCCAACATTCTGCTTCTAGTTCTGGCAGGCAAAATACTGCTCAAGATTGCAAATGGATTGGGGATTTGGTGGGGAAGAGGTCCTCTCATAGCTGTTTGCAGACCTCAGGAACATGTAATACATGCCAGGGCATTCCACAGAAAAGTAAAGAAACAAATCATCTTTGGTCCTCCGTGATGCCAAATCACATGCCTTTTGTTTATAGCATTTCTCAGAACTGCTCCACTCTACCTACCAGTATGGATGTCCTATCTAATTCTCCAAGCAGTATGAATAAGGAAAATGTGAATGGTCATCGTGAATTCAAGTTTTTAAATCAGAGTGCTGCCAACTTTGGAAAGCAAAATAGGGCCTTTGGTTCTGATGTTCTCAAGACATGTGCAGACCCGTTTGCTTGCAAACATAATGGGATTGATCTTACTCAAAAGCCAATGGGGTCTTTTGATCTTTATTCTAATGAAACCATACCAGCGATGCATTTGCTCAGCCTCATGGATGCAGGATTGCAATCCGGTGCACCAATAAATCTGGATATGACCCCGAAGTTCTTTAAAAGACCGTCTGCAACTCATGATCAAGATCCTAAGGAATTTTCTAGGTTGGATTCTGGGGCCTATAAAGTCACCAACACCATGAAGCATACACCATATGAATGCCATGGTAAAAATCAAGCTGCAGAAGATTCCCATGGACGCCTTTCGACAATTCCAGTAGTAGTTGGTCCATCTGCTTCTTCATTTTCACATGATACTTGCTTCAAGAAGGCTACTGATTTTACCTGTCAAGTTTCTCAAGAGAAAGTAAAGGGAAAAGGCTCTGATTCACGCACACAGAATAGTGGCTATAGATCACAAAAGTCAGTATCTCCAAGTGGTAATTTTGGCACCAACTGTGGCTCCATCCCAGTTCATAGGATGCAGACCATGTTTTTTGGTGCATCAGATTCTAGGATGTTTCCTTTACAGTTCCGTGGCTTGGAGACTTCAACCAAGCACAAGTTCAAGGTCCCCAGTGGCACTAGACCTGTTCACTCGCATAAAAGCAGTTCTGATGGAATTTGCAGTGTGAACAGAAACCCTGCCGATTTCAGCACGCCAGGACCTGGGAACTTATATATGATTTCAGGTGAAGATCTAAAAGTTGGAGAGTTGGTTCCTTTGATGAATGGGTCTGTCTCGACTAGATTGTTTGGGCAGAAGCGACAGAAAAAACTTCCTACTACGAAAGAACATCGACAGCATCCAATTTCCTGA
- the LOC8271193 gene encoding protein EMBRYONIC FLOWER 1 isoform X1, translated as MKKNVVVEENQQCTNSKLVSKSMESSIKIDSISIDLINANEKSDAENCDHFSIRGYVSEIRKKDLKKCWPFVSESDCDSNKYDELACRLPSLHIPKFRYWRCQKCLWEIDTKGVGNDYGPMLKSYVSGFKPNGICCHASTFDDVTMLVSDFQQAQRLDIIKEKKVDGDASANLDNTTGDYSLPYFGKGDKTSVVAHGLTGEKNVESGDNMNQEMLKLATGISILSQKTYQTDDIEDPNLKSNGSSDLCKPGRGHHDVADAELARNLVKSDAKNHETGKVVPVVDPQKELTPSGMSGEAGNIEEACSAGKGSGHPSLELDECSSESAEIMVVNNVQYQDNSSGLHHRKTRKVRLLTELLCENADGDTENIRNDDSLSNAIHGASAEDDKLPVRQGQVAMQGHLRRLLGQQRKRKSDQDEDWRPTQTGSPNKVCKEGRVLKREAESADAIAKAFARMQLQTGRKNHCIKRSIDRSLSVGKKKNKRTLNFDESSSLVPAEENVPNETGNETGDASNSNVADGLLFKAMHDEIKGGEADIFPLSAQRMDRKHTFRKKSKTPQVYDQQASLIPRNHGMLREDIMSRKDVEFLHTRPVRVPFHTAHDATSENGRNLSLNSYLTVQRYDMQRNPQLEDGRACLLTWKEGTAGDDLVSRKSAESKYLGNFNFGSKSASDMTFGKGAYSDISGKRISIGMPLLNEEQNYASQVETGGCSHMQQKNFCSTSGKKKAIGILECSAVTRKDGDQRANKVVEQVISDDIPMEIVELMAKHQYERCLPDAEYDRCKLEVTNNTKSTRSMDFDRAYGNGDMSLFQQETAHKRNSHVKNGRNRIVKTGENLGPAKQKSVDYFSQSDLNQFNMSQLKHIPTASRFGAFFQHQEKPSYGIQHSASSSGRQNTAQDCKWIGDLVGKRSSHSCLQTSGTCNTCQGIPQKSKETNHLWSSVMPNHMPFVYSISQNCSTLPTSMDVLSNSPSSMNKENVNGHREFKFLNQSAANFGKQNRAFGSDVLKTCADPFACKHNGIDLTQKPMGSFDLYSNETIPAMHLLSLMDAGLQSGAPINLDMTPKFFKRPSATHDQDPKEFSRLDSGAYKVTNTMKHTPYECHGKNQAAEDSHGRLSTIPVVVGPSASSFSHDTCFKKATDFTCQVSQEKVKGKGSDSRTQNSGYRSQKSVSPSGNFGTNCGSIPVHRMQTMFFGASDSRMFPLQFRGLETSTKHKFKVPSGTRPVHSHKSSSDGICSVNRNPADFSTPGPGNLYMISGEDLKVGELVPLMNGSVSTRLFGQKRQKKLPTTKEHRQHPIS; from the exons ATGAAGAAGAATGTTGTGGTGGAGGAGAATCAACAATGTACCAATTCTAAACTTGTCTCCAAGTCCATGGAGTCATCCATTAAGATTGACTCGATATCTATAGATCTCATCAATGCTAATGAGAAAAGTGATGCTGAAAACTGTGATCATTTTTCCATACG TGGATATGTATCTGAAATTCGCAAAAAAGACTTGAAGAAGTGTTGGCCATTTGTTTCAGAATCAGATTGTGACAGTAACAAGTATGATGAACTAGCATGTCGCCTTCCTTCTTTACATATTCCAAAGTTTAGATATTGGCGTTGCCAGAAATGCCTATGGGAGATTGATACCAAAGGCGTCGGAAATGATTATGGTCCTATGCTTAAATCTTATGTTAGTGGATTCAAACCCAACGGCATTTGTTGCCATGCATCAACGTTTGATGATGTTACCATGCTAGTATCTGACTTTCAACAAGCTCAAAGGCTAGACATTATCAAGGAGAAAAAGGTGGACGGTGATGCTTCAGCTAATTTGGACAACACCACTGGAGATTATTCTTTGCCATACTTTGGTAAAGGTGACAAGACATCTGTAGTGGCACATGGTCTGACCggag AAAAAAATGTGGAGTCTGGTGATAATATGAATCAAGAAATGCTTAAATTGGCAACAGGCATTTCAATCCTGAGTCAGAAAACATATCAAACAGATGATATTG AAGATCCAAACCTAAAGTCCAATGGATCTAGTGACCTATGCAAGCCAGGCCGTGGACATCATGATGTTGCTGATGCTGAATTGGCTAGAAATTTGGTTAAAAGTGATGCTAAGAACCATGAAACAGGGAAAGTAGTTCCTGTGGTTGATCCACAGAAAGAGTTAACACCTTCTGGAATGTCAGGAGAAGCTGGTAATATTGAGGAGGCATGTAGTGCTGGCAAGGGCAGTGGACATCCTTCCCTGGAACTGGATGAGTGTTCATCTGAAAGTGCTGAGATCATGGTTGTAAATAATGTTCAGTATCAAGATAATTCAAGTGGGTTGCATCATAGAAAAACACGAAAAGTACGCCTGCTAACAGAGTTGCTGTGTGAAAATGCTGATGGAGACACAGAGAACATCAGGAATGATGATTCACTATCCAATGCCATTCATGGTGCATCAGCAGAAGATGATAAGCTTCCTGTTCGCCAAGGTCAGGTAGCCATGCAAGGACATCTTAGAAGGCTTTTGGGTCAACAGAGGAAAAGAAAGTCAGATCAGGATGAAGATTGGAGACCCACACAAACAGGCTCTCCTAACAAGGTGTGTAAAGAAGGGAGGGTCTTAAAGAGAGAGGCGGAATCCGCTGATGCAATTGCAAAAGCATTTGCTAGGATGCAGTTACAAACTGGTAGGAAGAACCATTGCATTAAACGTAGCATTGATAGAAGTCTGAGTGTAGgtaagaagaaaaacaaaagaacacTGAATTTTGATGAAAGTTCATCCTTAGTTCCTGCAGAAGAAAATGTGCCAAATGAAACTGGGAACGAAACTGGAGATGCTTCTAACAGTAATGTTGCTGATGGACTTCTGTTCAAAGCCATGCATGATGAAATTAAAGGTGGAGAGGCAGATATTTTCCCTTTGTCTGCTCAAAGAATGGATAGGAAACATACCTTTAGGAAGAAATCAAAGACACCTCAAGTTTATGATCAGCAGGCTTCCTTAATTCCTCGGAATCATGGCATGCTCAGAGAAGATATTATGAGCAGGAAAGATGTAGAGTTCTTGCATACTAGGCCTGTAAGAGTTCCATTTCATACAGCACATGATGCAACCAGTGAAAATGGACGAAATCTTTCTCTTAATAGCTACTTAACTGTACAGAGATATGATATGCAGCGAAATCCACAGCTTGAAGATGGGCGAGCTTGTTTACTGACTTGGAAAGAGGGCACTGCTGGAGATGATCTTGTCAGCAGGAAATCTGCAGAAAGCAAGTATCTTGGAAATTtcaattttggttcaaaatcTGCATCGGATATGACTTTTGGAAAAGGAGCATATAGTGACATCAGTGGCAAGAGAATTTCCATTGGAATGCCCTTACTTAATGAGGAGCAGAACTATGCATCTCAAGTTGAAACTGGCGGATGTTCTCATATGCAGCAAAAG AATTTTTGCAGTACAAGTGGCAAGAAGAAAGCAATTGGAATTCTGGAATGTTCAGCAGTTACTAGGAAAGACGGTGATCAGAGAGCTAATAAGGTGGTTGAACAGGTAATTTCAGATGATATTCCCATGGAAATTGTTGAACTCATGGCAAAGCATCAGTATGAGAGGTGTCTTCCTGATGCTGAATACGACAGATGCAAATTAGAAGTGACTAACAACACCAAGAGTACAAGGAGTATGGATTTTGACAGAGCATATGGGAATGGAGATATGAGCTTATTTCAGCAGGAAACTGCTCATAAACGAaattctcatgttaaaaatgGCAGAAATAGAATCGTCAAGACTGGTGAAAATTTGGGACCTGCCAAACAGAAGTCAGTTGATTACTTTTCTCAATCTGatctaaatcaattcaataTGAGCCAACTAAAACACATTCCTACTGCTTCAAGGTTTGGGGCATTTTTTCAGCATCAAGAGAAGCCATCATATGGAATCCAACATTCTGCTTCTAGTTCTGGCAGGCAAAATACTGCTCAAGATTGCAAATGGATTGGGGATTTGGTGGGGAAGAGGTCCTCTCATAGCTGTTTGCAGACCTCAGGAACATGTAATACATGCCAGGGCATTCCACAGAAAAGTAAAGAAACAAATCATCTTTGGTCCTCCGTGATGCCAAATCACATGCCTTTTGTTTATAGCATTTCTCAGAACTGCTCCACTCTACCTACCAGTATGGATGTCCTATCTAATTCTCCAAGCAGTATGAATAAGGAAAATGTGAATGGTCATCGTGAATTCAAGTTTTTAAATCAGAGTGCTGCCAACTTTGGAAAGCAAAATAGGGCCTTTGGTTCTGATGTTCTCAAGACATGTGCAGACCCGTTTGCTTGCAAACATAATGGGATTGATCTTACTCAAAAGCCAATGGGGTCTTTTGATCTTTATTCTAATGAAACCATACCAGCGATGCATTTGCTCAGCCTCATGGATGCAGGATTGCAATCCGGTGCACCAATAAATCTGGATATGACCCCGAAGTTCTTTAAAAGACCGTCTGCAACTCATGATCAAGATCCTAAGGAATTTTCTAGGTTGGATTCTGGGGCCTATAAAGTCACCAACACCATGAAGCATACACCATATGAATGCCATGGTAAAAATCAAGCTGCAGAAGATTCCCATGGACGCCTTTCGACAATTCCAGTAGTAGTTGGTCCATCTGCTTCTTCATTTTCACATGATACTTGCTTCAAGAAGGCTACTGATTTTACCTGTCAAGTTTCTCAAGAGAAAGTAAAGGGAAAAGGCTCTGATTCACGCACACAGAATAGTGGCTATAGATCACAAAAGTCAGTATCTCCAAGTGGTAATTTTGGCACCAACTGTGGCTCCATCCCAGTTCATAGGATGCAGACCATGTTTTTTGGTGCATCAGATTCTAGGATGTTTCCTTTACAGTTCCGTGGCTTGGAGACTTCAACCAAGCACAAGTTCAAGGTCCCCAGTGGCACTAGACCTGTTCACTCGCATAAAAGCAGTTCTGATGGAATTTGCAGTGTGAACAGAAACCCTGCCGATTTCAGCACGCCAGGACCTGGGAACTTATATATGATTTCAGGTGAAGATCTAAAAGTTGGAGAGTTGGTTCCTTTGATGAATGGGTCTGTCTCGACTAGATTGTTTGGGCAGAAGCGACAGAAAAAACTTCCTACTACGAAAGAACATCGACAGCATCCAATTTCCTGA